The genomic DNA TATCTGCCTGCGGCATCTTACAGAGAGATGGGTGAATGGGCTCTGCCGCCGGATGGAGCATTGGATTATGAATATGCATTAAATGAGCTGAAAGGGTTATTTGGCGACAAGGCAAAAAGTTTTTTGAGAGGAGGCACCTGGCGTTCCTTTTTTGCGAAATATCCTGAGTCAAATCATATCCATAAGAGAATGCTCCAGATAAGCAGGAAGGTGCATAAGGCAGTGAAGAAATTCAAGATTCAAGATTTAAAGTTAAAAGTTGAAAAATCAGAGAAATCTTCTAACTCTCAACTCTTAACTCCTAACTTATTACTTCATGAACTCTGGAAAGGGCAGTGTAATGACGCCTACTGGCATGGCATATTCGGAGGCCTTTATCTGCCGCATCTGAGGTCTTCATTGTACAGGCATCTGCTTAGCGCTGAATCAATGGCAGAAAAATTACTTGGAGAAGATGTCTCTGTTGAGGATGGCGATTTTGACTGTGACGGATTCAGAGATATATGTATAAGCAATGGAGATAGGACGGCATTCTTCACAGAGGATAGCGGTGCGCTTATTGAACTTTCAATAAAAGGAAAACAGGTAAATGTGCTTGATGTCCTTACGCGCAGGCCTGAGGCATATCATTCCAGAATATCGGAAACATCGCAGAATGATTCAGGGGAAACGAAAACAATTCATGACAGAGTTTCTGCCAAGGAACCAGGGATTACGGACTATCTGATATATGACAATTACAGAAGAACATCGCTGCTGGATCATTTTTTCGATTATAATATAAGGCTTGATGCACTGATGAGGTCGGAATACGAGGAGAGAGGTGATTTTATAGGCAGCCCTTATCTTCTGGAACGCATTAACGAAGGACAAGCCTTGGGTGTCAGGCTCTCAAGGGAGGGACTTGCTTCCGGGAATAATGTGAAAATTGATAAAAGTGTATTATTTAGAAAATCAGGAATTAGGGTTGACTATCTGATTGAAGGCAGGCATAGCGGCATATTTGCAACAGAGTTTAATCTTTCTTTTTTAGGTTCTCCATACCCCTCTATTCATGCAGGGGGGAAAGCTCTTTTTATGAAAGATAAAGGTGAGCATGGCGGTGTAAAATTTTTTTACATTAAAGACGAATTCCTTAATATGAAACTGGAATTCTCTTTTGACGAGAAAGTAGATGTGTGGCATTATCCAGTAGAGACTGTTTCTTTGTCAGAAAGCGGAGTTGAAAGATTATATCAGGGCACAGCATTTTTATTTATGAAAAAAATTGATTTTAACAGCAATAAAAGATTAGGATTTAATGTAAGTTTTGGAGAGGATAAGAAATGAGGCAAATAAAACACTTGTCAGTTGTTAGTTGTCAGTTAATAAAAATCGGAAGACTGTTCACTGTTCACTGTTCACTGTTCACTATTTTCTTACTGTTCACTGTTCACTGTTCACTGTTCACTGCTTATGCTGATGATAATTCCCTCAGTCTGATGCGTGATGATGTCCTTTCATATTTCAGTCCTCTGAAAGGCAAGGTTGTATCTGTGAATAACGGCATGGCCGTGATTAATATAGGCGAAAAAGAAAATGTAAAGAAGGGGATGAGATTTATTATATTCAGGGAAGGGTCGGTGTTTTTACATCCTGTCACAAAGGAGCCGATAGGAACGCTGGAGGCAGTCATCGGAAAAGCTGAGGTTAAGGAAGTCGGCTATGACGCCTCAACGGCAGTTATCCTTAAAGGCGATGTCAAAGTGTCTGATAAAGTAAGGATTTCAGAAACAGGAGTTAGAATGCTTTTTTATCAGGGCAAAAATGTTGACTGGAGTCTCGGCGACTCGTATTACCGTCTCATAAAGGAGACCGGCAGGTTTGAGATTGTTGACACGGCAATTGAGACGGATAATGATTCAGAGGTAATCGCCGAGGCAAAGAGGCTTAATGCGGATGTCGTTCTGATTCTGTCTGCAAAAGAGTCTGCCGGCGATACAATGCTCAAACAGAGGCTGTTGTGGGCGGATAATTCTTTAAAATTTGCCGAAGATGAGGTAAGAGTCGCTGTTGCATTTATGAAAGAATTAAGGTTTGGCGAAGAATTTTTCGGGCCTCAGAAAGGCGATGTGAGAACCTTTGTGGACCTGCCTTTTGGAGTCAGGCTGATTACAGCCGGAGATATTGATGGTGATGGGAAGGCTGAGCTTTTGATGAGCACAGGCAGTGATATACGTCTGTACTCACCGGGCGCTGCCGGAGACCTCAGCAGCCTTTACGAGATTAAAGGCTCTCCTAAGGATGACCATATCTGGCTGGATGTTTTGGATATCAACAGGGATGGCAAGGATGAGGTTATCCTGACCCTGACGAAAGACAATATGGTGGTTTCGCGCATCTATGAGTTTAAGAATGGTAAATTTTTCGTACTGTGGGAAGGCGATGTTTTCTTAAGGCGCATAGGCAATGAACTTATTGCTCAGGAATATGAGCCGGGGGAAGGGTATAAAGGCGCTGTATTTAAAGTTGCATGGGATAATGGATATAAAAAAGGAGCCAATGTAAGCATTCCCAGAGGCGTGAACATTTACGATTTTACTTTTATAAATGAGCCTGACGGCAAAAGGTTAGTGCTTGCATATGATGATGCAGGGCATTTGAATCTTTATGATGAGGGCATAAGGATATGGAGAAGCAGAGGTGATTATGGAGGCTTTCAGACAACATTTAAGCGTGCAGCGCCGACTATAATGGTGGAAAGAGGTGTATGGGCGGTAAAAGACAGGCTTTTTATGCAGAACAGGGAAATACTTGTTATAAAGAGAATTCCCCTTGTCGGAATGGCTAAGGGCTTGGGGTACAGTAAATCAGAGATCAGAAGTTTATGGTGGACCGGAGTTTCCATGGAGGAAAGGACTATCATAGATGATATTCCCGGAAAAGCGCTTGATTATACAATCACGGACAATAGAATCATTGTGCTTGATATGCCTATGCTGGGAATAAAATTCAATAATATTCTCAAAGGGG from Nitrospirota bacterium includes the following:
- a CDS encoding DUF1926 domain-containing protein — protein: MSKVYLILSIHNHQPVGNFDHVIEDAYEKAYLPFLKMLAAHPKLKLVLHYSGNLLVWLEKKHPEAIDMITALIRAGRVELLSGGFYEPVLCSLPEDDRVMQIREMTAYIKDMFGYTPRGMWLAERVWEPHLPKCISKAGIEYLPLDDYHFKLAGVDDRGLLGYHITEENGLMIKVFPGSEELRYSIPFKDVDAVMAYLKEVSMTGGSPLLTLADDGEKFGVWPDTFSHCYKDGWLENFFSALEENSDWIETTTFSEYQERFYPVGRVYLPAASYREMGEWALPPDGALDYEYALNELKGLFGDKAKSFLRGGTWRSFFAKYPESNHIHKRMLQISRKVHKAVKKFKIQDLKLKVEKSEKSSNSQLLTPNLLLHELWKGQCNDAYWHGIFGGLYLPHLRSSLYRHLLSAESMAEKLLGEDVSVEDGDFDCDGFRDICISNGDRTAFFTEDSGALIELSIKGKQVNVLDVLTRRPEAYHSRISETSQNDSGETKTIHDRVSAKEPGITDYLIYDNYRRTSLLDHFFDYNIRLDALMRSEYEERGDFIGSPYLLERINEGQALGVRLSREGLASGNNVKIDKSVLFRKSGIRVDYLIEGRHSGIFATEFNLSFLGSPYPSIHAGGKALFMKDKGEHGGVKFFYIKDEFLNMKLEFSFDEKVDVWHYPVETVSLSESGVERLYQGTAFLFMKKIDFNSNKRLGFNVSFGEDKK
- a CDS encoding VCBS repeat-containing protein, whose product is MSVVSCQLIKIGRLFTVHCSLFTIFLLFTVHCSLFTAYADDNSLSLMRDDVLSYFSPLKGKVVSVNNGMAVINIGEKENVKKGMRFIIFREGSVFLHPVTKEPIGTLEAVIGKAEVKEVGYDASTAVILKGDVKVSDKVRISETGVRMLFYQGKNVDWSLGDSYYRLIKETGRFEIVDTAIETDNDSEVIAEAKRLNADVVLILSAKESAGDTMLKQRLLWADNSLKFAEDEVRVAVAFMKELRFGEEFFGPQKGDVRTFVDLPFGVRLITAGDIDGDGKAELLMSTGSDIRLYSPGAAGDLSSLYEIKGSPKDDHIWLDVLDINRDGKDEVILTLTKDNMVVSRIYEFKNGKFFVLWEGDVFLRRIGNELIAQEYEPGEGYKGAVFKVAWDNGYKKGANVSIPRGVNIYDFTFINEPDGKRLVLAYDDAGHLNLYDEGIRIWRSRGDYGGFQTTFKRAAPTIMVERGVWAVKDRLFMQNREILVIKRIPLVGMAKGLGYSKSEIRSLWWTGVSMEERTIIDDIPGKALDYTITDNRIIVLDMPMLGIKFNNILKGENPIGTVLYIYPLKGR